In Candidatus Poribacteria bacterium, a genomic segment contains:
- a CDS encoding phytanoyl-CoA dioxygenase family protein, which produces MPNPTTNADNLPPIPLTEEQRFLFDTRGWLLFPGVLSETEVKEMREFCYQLKQDPESIPEHHRSSIGGPLESLTDHPIVLGFMNEFLTSGYANENCYGFRLESTFLTIRANGHDNFQPHGGRGMLNFPGNSHTYHLHHDKAHSGLTRVVWELNPVQEGGGGTMFLTGSHKGAFPAPKSTADRNSPLWEDYTCPAGSMLVFTEAITHTGAKWTDEEADRVALFQCYNTVGNKWHKWDPHPKHLEKMPFKRQTLFRPVHCQDNTPTLDAV; this is translated from the coding sequence ATGCCGAACCCTACAACGAATGCTGACAATCTACCACCGATCCCACTTACCGAAGAACAACGGTTTCTCTTTGATACCCGTGGATGGCTCCTGTTCCCAGGGGTGCTCAGTGAAACCGAGGTTAAAGAGATGCGTGAGTTCTGTTACCAACTCAAACAGGATCCCGAGTCAATCCCTGAACACCATCGTTCTTCTATTGGCGGTCCCCTTGAATCGCTCACAGATCATCCCATTGTGCTCGGATTCATGAACGAATTCCTGACCTCCGGTTATGCGAATGAAAACTGCTACGGATTCCGGCTGGAAAGCACATTCCTAACTATCCGAGCAAACGGACACGATAACTTCCAACCGCACGGCGGACGCGGGATGCTCAACTTCCCCGGCAACTCGCATACGTATCATCTGCACCACGACAAGGCACACAGCGGATTGACGCGTGTCGTCTGGGAACTCAACCCGGTCCAGGAAGGCGGCGGTGGAACGATGTTTCTTACTGGCAGTCATAAAGGCGCATTTCCGGCTCCAAAGTCAACGGCGGATCGCAATTCACCGCTGTGGGAGGACTACACCTGCCCCGCTGGTTCCATGCTGGTTTTTACAGAGGCAATCACACACACAGGGGCGAAATGGACAGACGAAGAAGCCGATCGAGTCGCACTTTTCCAATGCTACAATACTGTTGGAAACAAGTGGCATAAGTGGGACCCCCATCCAAAGCACCTCGAAAAGATGCCGTTCAAACGTCAAACGCTCTTCCGTCCCGTCCACTGTCAGGACAACACACCAACGTTAGATGCCGTGTAG
- the dgoD gene encoding galactonate dehydratase, whose amino-acid sequence MKITNVKSFVSESGHFFVKVETDAGIYGVGEGGLRRRALALAEVIRSFEPFLIGADPFRIEHLWQVMFRGGFFPGGVVQSAAVSAVDIALWDIKGKALNVPVYELLGGRTRDKVVCYPHNGGGSIEALIESCRQTYEAGWKFVRWSVVDHSDSGGTFEPRRAVRNCVKQVEAVRHAFGDDLEILIDVHTRLDPADSLDFCNKVAQYDPFFIEDPLRAENPASLRRLRQQTSVPIAVGEQFDSKWTFREVIEEDLMDYCRVDLCIAGGLTEARKIAGWCETHYIYIAPHNPLGPVSAAACLHLSLSSALLGVQEQPRAPMSSMTDVFPVQVPWEAGYLLPPERPGLGIEFNEDALTNVTTQEYGPPHGYQRDDGAYTNW is encoded by the coding sequence ATGAAGATTACGAATGTCAAATCCTTTGTATCAGAAAGCGGTCATTTCTTCGTGAAAGTCGAAACCGATGCCGGTATCTACGGTGTCGGAGAGGGCGGATTACGCCGCCGCGCGCTCGCCTTAGCCGAAGTCATCCGCTCATTTGAGCCGTTTCTTATCGGCGCAGACCCGTTTCGCATTGAGCACCTGTGGCAAGTGATGTTTCGTGGCGGCTTCTTCCCCGGCGGCGTCGTCCAATCCGCCGCAGTGAGTGCCGTAGATATTGCACTCTGGGACATCAAAGGAAAAGCACTGAACGTCCCCGTCTACGAACTCTTGGGCGGACGCACGCGAGACAAAGTCGTCTGCTACCCACACAACGGTGGTGGATCAATTGAGGCACTCATCGAGAGCTGTCGGCAAACCTACGAAGCCGGTTGGAAATTCGTCCGATGGAGCGTGGTTGATCATTCTGACAGTGGCGGGACGTTTGAACCCAGACGCGCGGTCCGAAACTGTGTTAAGCAGGTAGAAGCCGTCCGCCACGCATTCGGCGACGATCTTGAAATACTGATTGACGTGCATACCCGCCTCGATCCAGCAGACAGCCTTGATTTCTGTAACAAGGTCGCACAATACGATCCATTTTTCATTGAGGACCCCCTTCGAGCAGAAAACCCCGCCAGTCTCAGACGGCTTAGACAGCAGACCTCGGTGCCAATTGCAGTTGGTGAGCAATTTGATAGCAAGTGGACATTCCGAGAAGTCATTGAAGAAGATCTCATGGATTACTGCCGCGTCGATCTCTGCATCGCCGGTGGGTTAACGGAGGCACGCAAAATCGCAGGATGGTGTGAAACGCATTATATCTACATAGCACCGCATAATCCATTAGGACCTGTATCCGCTGCGGCGTGTCTGCATCTCTCTTTGTCATCAGCACTCCTCGGTGTACAGGAACAGCCACGCGCCCCAATGTCCTCAATGACCGACGTTTTTCCCGTGCAGGTGCCTTGGGAAGCAGGCTACCTCTTACCGCCTGAACGTCCAGGACTCGGTATCGAATTCAATGAAGACGCGCTTACCAACGTCACAACGCAAGAATATGGACCACCCCACGGCTATCAACGCGACGACGGTGCCTATACGAATTGGTAA
- a CDS encoding aspartate aminotransferase family protein translates to MTTAEIKAMATEYIINTYGDRSLAFVKGEGPYLWDADGKKYLDFLGGLAVNGLGHCHPKVVEAIREQAGNLLHTSNLYYIQPQAELAKLLIDNSDMDQCFFCNSGAEANEAAIKLARKYTKDSGRTDAYEIITMDNSFHGRTMATITATAQTKYHVGFEPMLEGFKYVPFDDLEATEAAISEKTCAILVEPIQSEGGVNMPSDGYLQGLRELCDKHNLLLIFDEVQTAMGRLGTFFGYQSYGVVPDVITMAKALGSGVPIGAMLAKRHIAESFVPGTHAATFGGNPLVTAAAAATVRTILEENLAVNAVKMGNYLAGGLMELKSKYPIKEIRGKGLLRGLVMEVDAKPLAAQCIENGLVTICTNDYVLRFLPPLNINAGHVEEAVNIVEKSMSETL, encoded by the coding sequence ATGACAACCGCTGAAATTAAAGCGATGGCGACAGAATATATTATTAATACTTACGGCGACAGAAGCCTGGCATTCGTTAAAGGCGAAGGACCTTACCTCTGGGATGCCGACGGTAAAAAATACCTCGACTTCCTTGGTGGACTCGCCGTTAACGGCTTAGGACATTGCCACCCGAAAGTCGTCGAAGCCATCCGTGAGCAGGCTGGCAACCTGCTGCACACGTCCAATCTCTATTATATTCAACCGCAGGCAGAACTCGCGAAACTCCTCATCGACAACTCCGATATGGATCAGTGCTTCTTCTGTAATAGCGGTGCCGAAGCGAACGAAGCAGCAATTAAACTGGCGCGGAAATACACCAAAGACAGCGGCAGAACGGATGCCTACGAAATCATCACAATGGATAACTCGTTCCATGGACGCACAATGGCAACCATCACTGCCACTGCGCAGACGAAATACCATGTCGGGTTTGAACCGATGCTTGAAGGTTTCAAATACGTGCCGTTCGACGACCTCGAAGCAACAGAAGCCGCCATCAGCGAAAAAACCTGCGCCATCTTAGTTGAACCGATTCAGTCCGAGGGCGGCGTTAATATGCCAAGCGATGGCTACCTCCAGGGATTACGAGAACTCTGTGATAAACATAATCTGCTACTAATCTTTGACGAAGTACAGACAGCAATGGGGAGATTAGGGACCTTCTTCGGATATCAGAGTTATGGTGTCGTGCCAGATGTAATTACCATGGCAAAAGCACTCGGTAGCGGTGTACCTATTGGTGCGATGTTAGCGAAACGGCATATAGCGGAGAGCTTTGTTCCCGGGACCCACGCAGCGACATTCGGCGGTAATCCGTTAGTCACTGCAGCGGCAGCCGCAACCGTCAGAACGATTCTCGAAGAGAACCTCGCCGTGAACGCCGTTAAAATGGGGAATTACCTTGCAGGCGGACTCATGGAACTCAAGAGCAAGTATCCGATTAAAGAGATCCGTGGAAAAGGCTTACTCCGCGGTTTAGTCATGGAAGTCGATGCCAAACCACTCGCAGCGCAATGTATTGAGAACGGGCTTGTCACGATATGCACCAACGATTATGTCCTCCGGTTCTTACCACCGCTGAATATCAACGCAGGTCACGTCGAAGAAGCCGTTAATATCGTCGAAAAATCGATGTCGGAAACTCTTTAA
- a CDS encoding 4-(cytidine 5'-diphospho)-2-C-methyl-D-erythritol kinase has protein sequence MRNLRVRAHAKINLYLNVVGKRKDGYHNLETIFHSIGLHDDVIIRKQNTKHITVHCEHPAVPSDARNLAHRAAQCLSDAVGGIGGIAIEIFKRIPVAAGLAGGSANAAAVLHGVNELFGLGFTQEPLMRFGAQLGADVPFCLHGGAALGLGIGDQLTRLPVLSDLPLLLLNPGVEISTAAIFKKLNFPLTKPEKDGIIIRTYIEKGDILSIGKNLYNLLEIPVFSEHPEIAALKTALSTQPGCCGALMSGSGATLFAIMHDSQAARQSESHFRNRNKVNFCETTVTSPVGVYIDG, from the coding sequence GTGCGAAATTTACGCGTTCGCGCCCATGCGAAAATCAACCTCTATCTAAATGTCGTCGGAAAACGCAAGGACGGCTATCACAACCTCGAAACGATCTTTCATTCTATCGGTTTGCACGACGATGTTATCATCCGCAAGCAGAACACAAAGCATATAACCGTCCATTGCGAACATCCAGCGGTTCCGTCCGATGCTCGCAATCTGGCACACCGTGCGGCACAATGCCTCAGCGATGCCGTAGGTGGCATCGGCGGCATCGCAATTGAGATTTTCAAACGGATTCCGGTCGCCGCTGGACTTGCAGGCGGGAGTGCAAACGCTGCCGCCGTCCTTCACGGCGTGAACGAACTCTTTGGACTCGGTTTCACACAGGAACCCCTAATGCGCTTCGGGGCGCAGTTAGGCGCAGATGTCCCGTTCTGTCTGCACGGCGGTGCCGCATTAGGACTTGGTATCGGCGACCAGTTAACGCGTCTTCCCGTACTCTCTGACCTACCGCTCCTCCTTTTAAACCCAGGCGTTGAAATCTCGACAGCGGCTATTTTTAAAAAGTTAAACTTTCCCTTGACAAAGCCTGAAAAAGACGGTATAATTATAAGGACTTACATAGAGAAGGGTGACATCCTCAGCATCGGGAAAAACCTTTATAATCTTCTTGAAATACCCGTTTTTTCCGAACATCCCGAAATCGCTGCGCTAAAAACCGCGCTATCTACGCAGCCCGGTTGTTGTGGCGCGCTGATGTCAGGGAGCGGTGCCACGCTGTTCGCTATAATGCATGACAGTCAAGCCGCACGCCAGAGTGAATCACACTTCAGAAACAGAAACAAGGTTAACTTTTGCGAGACGACGGTAACCAGTCCTGTCGGTGTATACATTGATGGTTAA
- a CDS encoding 50S ribosomal protein L25: MLQAKLEVQQRDTFGKQSARDLRRNGGLPAVLYGRAQDTLSIQLNARTFNQFLRTYGENVIINMVIGEADSETVIIKEIQRHPVEKHTLVHADFIRISLDEPVTSAVPVVLEGNPPGVQEGGVLEFPLRHVSLHCLPMRTPTDISVNVGELDIGDAIHVSDLSLDEDIEILDDPQRIIATVSQPRVQLEDETPEAEEGEEGEVEGEEGEEAAAEQPSEPEIISRRRRDDDEDE, translated from the coding sequence ATGCTACAAGCAAAATTAGAGGTTCAACAACGCGATACTTTCGGGAAGCAGAGCGCACGCGACCTACGACGTAACGGTGGGCTCCCCGCTGTGTTGTATGGGCGCGCGCAAGACACCTTGTCGATTCAACTTAACGCACGGACCTTCAACCAATTTCTACGAACGTACGGCGAAAACGTCATCATCAATATGGTAATCGGTGAAGCGGATAGTGAAACCGTTATCATCAAAGAAATTCAACGCCATCCGGTCGAAAAACATACGTTGGTCCATGCGGATTTCATCAGAATCTCGCTGGATGAACCTGTAACATCAGCCGTCCCGGTGGTTTTGGAAGGTAATCCGCCTGGCGTGCAGGAGGGAGGCGTCCTCGAATTTCCGCTCCGCCATGTGTCACTTCACTGTCTGCCTATGCGCACGCCGACCGATATTTCGGTTAACGTCGGTGAATTAGACATCGGTGACGCTATCCATGTGAGCGACTTAAGCCTCGATGAGGACATCGAAATCTTAGATGACCCGCAACGGATTATAGCGACGGTCAGCCAGCCGCGTGTCCAACTCGAAGACGAAACACCAGAGGCTGAAGAAGGTGAAGAAGGTGAAGTTGAAGGTGAAGAAGGTGAAGAAGCCGCTGCTGAACAGCCTTCGGAACCAGAAATTATCTCCCGTAGACGTAGGGACGACGACGAGGACGAATAA
- a CDS encoding N-acetylmuramoyl-L-alanine amidase, with protein MKKPLLNSLRNQKLSPVDVGTTTRTNNAVCTKKAQGKYVNRYAAPLKAGVLFLGILVFAATLSSIAEEPAVRFIDADGKTIAEVSAQHREEQVYLPVDAVKQVIDPAATHQYNHPQKRLTLEIKGRQIRLQMDKPTVSIDGGQTLTLSTPPIIIAQRPMLPIAFFKQLLPIFNNVDVIYNSNLNRLQIRPKGTWTSVETDNIQNWSIIVDPGHGGDDQGCEGSTGILEKNIVLALAKQLQRISKQQGVQVYLTRETDTKRTQFERIQVAKQNQGQLFLSLHCNASFSPHEKGIRIYLNNPKGQIRFPSTTKPTLTGQRLKVLTQVNFLKQSHDFARALQTELNFLTETPIQIIDLPLIALSEAYMPAVVLELGYLSNVEDLEKLSNAEYTESVSQAITRALQRYISSANQQIPQQR; from the coding sequence GTGAAGAAGCCGCTGCTGAACAGCCTTCGGAACCAGAAATTATCTCCCGTAGACGTAGGGACGACGACGAGGACGAATAACGCTGTTTGTACCAAGAAAGCACAAGGAAAGTACGTCAATAGGTACGCTGCCCCTCTTAAAGCCGGCGTGCTTTTCTTAGGCATTCTTGTTTTTGCTGCCACGCTTAGTAGTATCGCCGAAGAACCTGCCGTCCGTTTCATTGACGCAGATGGGAAAACCATTGCGGAAGTGTCTGCGCAACACCGAGAAGAGCAGGTTTACCTTCCCGTTGACGCGGTGAAACAGGTCATCGATCCCGCGGCGACCCATCAATATAACCATCCCCAAAAACGACTCACCCTTGAAATCAAAGGTAGGCAAATTCGCCTGCAAATGGATAAACCAACAGTTAGTATTGATGGTGGACAGACACTCACACTCTCTACTCCGCCCATTATTATCGCTCAGCGCCCCATGCTGCCCATCGCCTTTTTTAAACAACTCCTGCCAATTTTCAATAATGTTGATGTCATCTACAACTCCAACTTGAATAGGTTACAGATAAGACCGAAAGGCACATGGACATCCGTAGAGACAGACAACATCCAAAATTGGAGCATTATTGTCGATCCAGGACACGGCGGAGACGACCAAGGCTGCGAAGGTAGCACCGGGATCCTTGAGAAAAACATCGTCCTCGCACTCGCAAAACAACTTCAACGGATCAGTAAACAGCAGGGCGTACAGGTTTATCTCACTCGCGAAACAGACACCAAAAGAACACAGTTTGAGCGCATTCAGGTCGCTAAACAGAATCAAGGCCAACTCTTCCTCAGCTTACACTGTAACGCCTCTTTCTCACCTCATGAAAAAGGTATCAGGATCTACCTCAACAACCCCAAAGGACAAATCCGTTTCCCAAGTACCACCAAACCAACACTCACAGGACAACGGCTAAAAGTTCTTACCCAAGTCAATTTTTTAAAGCAGAGCCATGACTTCGCACGCGCACTACAAACGGAACTGAACTTTCTAACAGAAACGCCGATTCAGATTATCGACCTCCCACTCATTGCGTTATCTGAAGCCTATATGCCCGCCGTTGTCTTAGAACTCGGCTACCTTTCCAACGTCGAGGACTTAGAAAAACTTTCTAATGCTGAGTACACCGAAAGCGTTTCACAAGCGATTACCCGCGCACTCCAACGATACATATCTTCTGCCAACCAGCAGATCCCACAACAGCGATAA
- a CDS encoding GerMN domain-containing protein, giving the protein MIDDQAATNTSQSTNGYRFSVRFFCEKPFDYQLREKLYYQRLPLNRTTLTARQTDNRQLFNNAGFSRLLVIWGITFIAVLICLGVTLLLIERSKQVMLPIAPPVIPTAANPLDTPPEPQEVNLFLLDATTLTLVPIKTERRLHRELTPRLSQVVRALIQETPPNFRNTIPRGTELNEVYIDSQQTAYLDFSSHLTDGHIGGTTAEFLTVTAILKTVFDAFPDDIKQVQILIDGEEVKTIAGHLNLSQPLRLPE; this is encoded by the coding sequence ATGATAGACGATCAGGCAGCAACGAATACGTCTCAAAGCACAAATGGTTATCGGTTTTCAGTTCGGTTTTTCTGCGAAAAACCTTTCGATTATCAGTTAAGAGAAAAACTTTATTATCAGCGTTTGCCTCTTAACCGAACAACTCTCACTGCGAGGCAAACCGACAACCGACAACTATTTAACAATGCCGGATTTTCGAGACTCTTAGTCATCTGGGGAATAACCTTCATTGCGGTACTTATCTGTCTCGGTGTGACACTACTGCTCATTGAAAGATCGAAGCAAGTAATGCTGCCAATTGCACCACCCGTGATACCGACTGCCGCTAACCCTTTAGATACGCCACCGGAACCCCAAGAGGTCAATCTATTTCTGCTTGATGCTACCACGCTTACACTCGTTCCCATTAAAACCGAACGGCGACTCCATAGAGAACTTACGCCACGTTTGAGTCAGGTGGTCAGAGCACTTATTCAGGAAACACCGCCGAACTTCAGAAACACCATCCCCCGTGGAACAGAACTCAACGAAGTTTACATCGACAGCCAACAGACCGCGTACTTGGACTTCTCAAGTCATCTCACTGATGGACATATTGGCGGCACAACAGCAGAATTTCTGACGGTCACAGCAATTCTCAAAACCGTCTTTGACGCATTCCCTGATGACATTAAACAGGTTCAAATTTTAATTGATGGCGAGGAAGTGAAAACAATTGCAGGGCACCTCAACCTCTCGCAACCTTTACGCCTTCCCGAATAA
- the pth gene encoding aminoacyl-tRNA hydrolase produces the protein MDKNTKLIVGLGNPGIRYEQTKHNVGFRVIDALYEEFCQRDSEQRPTHASICNSLVIQTTWHNASIILAKPMTYMNNSGAAVAALVRRFEIPLPELCIVYDDVHLDIGALRMRRKGSDGGQKGMKSIIHHLGTTEFPRLRIGIGEPIGALVDYVLTEFSEDEEIEIAHTVDRAVNALETLVKDDILTVMNKFNSR, from the coding sequence ATGGACAAAAACACAAAACTCATCGTTGGACTCGGCAATCCAGGGATACGCTATGAACAGACAAAACATAACGTCGGTTTTCGCGTGATCGACGCGCTCTATGAAGAATTCTGCCAACGAGATTCTGAGCAGCGACCGACACACGCATCAATTTGCAACTCGCTGGTTATACAGACGACATGGCACAACGCGTCTATCATCCTCGCCAAACCGATGACCTATATGAACAACAGCGGTGCTGCTGTCGCGGCACTCGTTAGGCGGTTTGAGATTCCGCTGCCGGAACTCTGCATCGTTTATGACGATGTCCACTTAGACATCGGTGCACTTCGGATGCGGCGGAAGGGCAGCGATGGCGGGCAAAAAGGAATGAAATCTATCATCCATCACTTAGGCACCACAGAATTCCCGCGCTTGCGCATCGGTATCGGTGAACCGATCGGGGCCTTAGTCGATTATGTCCTCACCGAATTTTCGGAAGATGAAGAAATTGAAATAGCACATACTGTTGATCGTGCCGTCAATGCCCTTGAAACCCTCGTCAAAGACGACATTCTGACAGTAATGAATAAATTTAACAGTCGCTAA
- a CDS encoding 3'(2'),5'-bisphosphate nucleotidase, with product MTTQKPSLLTDESLRKPKAKIQTAIDAVLKAIQLCEQVQAEMVSTDAIQKADRSPVTVADFGSQALICQAIGDAFPDATIVAEENAKALKENASLLERVTDYVNRFYKDTSPSAETICEWINKGSGEVGPSFWTLDPIDGTKGFLRRDQYAIALAYIVDGVVQLGVLGCPNLPYRLDAAEPERGCLFVAIRGEGTQLYTKTGEPLEPVHVSKAVHRFAESFESTHGDSDAHAKIANALGITESPVQMDSQAKYGIVSRGEASLYIRLPNPAFPDYRECIWDHAAGMIVVEEAGGTVTDANGAPLNFLTGKRMHENRGIVATNGKLHQHVLKALTKL from the coding sequence ATGACAACCCAAAAACCCTCTTTGCTGACGGACGAAAGTCTCCGAAAGCCGAAAGCCAAAATACAAACAGCCATTGATGCTGTCCTAAAAGCAATACAACTCTGTGAACAAGTGCAAGCCGAGATGGTGTCAACAGATGCGATTCAAAAGGCAGACCGAAGCCCTGTAACCGTCGCGGACTTCGGGTCGCAGGCACTGATATGTCAAGCGATTGGCGATGCTTTTCCCGATGCCACTATCGTCGCGGAGGAAAACGCAAAAGCACTCAAAGAGAACGCGTCGCTCTTGGAACGCGTCACTGACTACGTGAACCGTTTTTACAAAGACACATCGCCTTCAGCAGAAACCATTTGCGAATGGATCAATAAGGGGAGCGGTGAAGTCGGACCAAGTTTCTGGACGCTTGATCCGATTGACGGCACGAAAGGTTTTCTGCGTCGCGACCAGTACGCGATTGCCTTGGCTTACATTGTTGACGGCGTTGTTCAACTCGGTGTTTTGGGGTGCCCGAATCTGCCCTACCGACTGGACGCTGCAGAACCTGAGCGCGGATGCCTTTTTGTCGCAATTCGCGGCGAAGGCACACAACTCTACACCAAAACAGGTGAACCTTTAGAACCCGTACACGTATCAAAAGCAGTCCACCGATTCGCAGAGAGTTTCGAGTCCACACACGGTGACAGCGATGCACATGCCAAGATTGCGAACGCACTCGGGATTACAGAATCGCCTGTCCAGATGGACAGCCAAGCCAAGTACGGCATCGTTTCGCGTGGCGAAGCGTCCCTTTATATCCGTCTCCCGAATCCGGCTTTTCCAGATTACCGCGAGTGCATCTGGGACCACGCCGCGGGGATGATTGTAGTTGAGGAAGCAGGCGGTACGGTCACAGACGCGAATGGCGCACCCCTTAATTTTTTGACAGGAAAACGGATGCATGAAAATCGAGGCATTGTCGCAACCAACGGAAAACTCCATCAACACGTTTTGAAAGCACTAACTAAACTGTAA
- a CDS encoding zinc-binding dehydrogenase, translating to MKVGQIVAPRQIEIIDIEQPNLTNYPDGTVMIKTVHSAICGTDMPSFVLEHPAESYPLGAGLSIHEAIGVVTDSKSDRFKIGDEVLALPRHVGGLSEYFLSDESVTMPLTDFPRKDCILMSQPLGTVVWACRKLPNLLNLDTVVIGQGPMGLLFTHMLSNLGAKTVITTDLVDFRLTVSKKMCATHTINAAKEDPVAAIEEITEGRMADLVVEVVGHQTETINQCLELLKREGTLLAFGVPDDHIYDFHFADFFRKNLKFIGSVGPDAQNDFPLAMDMIAQGRLDVSPIITHHLPFTEAQLGFEMALNKKDEAIKIVFDYQ from the coding sequence ATGAAAGTTGGGCAAATTGTTGCACCCCGTCAGATCGAAATTATTGACATAGAACAACCGAACCTCACCAACTATCCCGACGGCACAGTGATGATTAAAACCGTCCACAGTGCCATCTGCGGAACGGATATGCCATCGTTCGTCCTTGAACACCCAGCAGAAAGTTACCCACTTGGAGCGGGGCTTTCGATTCACGAGGCGATAGGCGTTGTCACAGACAGCAAATCAGATAGATTCAAGATAGGAGATGAGGTGCTCGCACTACCACGCCACGTCGGTGGACTCTCAGAATACTTCCTCTCGGATGAAAGCGTCACGATGCCGTTGACGGACTTCCCACGAAAAGATTGCATCCTGATGTCCCAACCGCTCGGCACTGTGGTTTGGGCATGTCGGAAACTGCCGAACCTACTCAACCTTGATACAGTCGTTATCGGACAGGGACCGATGGGATTACTCTTTACACACATGCTGAGCAACCTCGGCGCGAAGACGGTAATTACGACCGATCTGGTCGATTTCCGACTCACAGTATCAAAGAAGATGTGTGCAACACATACGATTAACGCTGCCAAGGAAGACCCTGTCGCTGCCATTGAGGAAATTACGGAAGGTAGGATGGCGGATCTGGTTGTTGAGGTCGTCGGTCACCAAACAGAGACTATCAACCAGTGTCTTGAACTCTTAAAACGTGAAGGTACACTCCTCGCTTTCGGCGTACCGGATGACCATATCTACGACTTCCACTTCGCAGATTTTTTCCGTAAGAACCTCAAATTCATCGGTTCCGTTGGGCCGGATGCACAGAACGACTTCCCACTGGCGATGGATATGATTGCCCAAGGTCGCTTGGATGTGTCGCCGATTATTACACACCATCTACCTTTCACAGAAGCACAACTCGGATTTGAAATGGCACTCAACAAGAAAGACGAGGCGATTAAGATAGTTTTTGATTACCAATAG
- a CDS encoding Gfo/Idh/MocA family oxidoreductase, translating to MKTYGFGIIGCGMISDFHSAAISELEHGQLVAVSSRNAENAKRLTDRYDVDSYTDYSEMLKRDDLDIVCVCTPSGAHLEPAVAAAEAGKHVIVEKPLEITLQRCDQIIEACDAADVRLCAIFNSRFTESTQLVKSTIESGRFGKLTLGDAYIKWYRSQEYYDSGGWRGTWDLDGGGALMNQSIHAIDLLQYFMGPVKTVQAFTDTLAHERIEVEDAAVAALRFENGALGVIEGTTAAYPGMLKKTEISGTHGTVVLAEEDIVTWEFDPELPEDAEIREKFAQKTDTGGGASDPRAINHANHRRQMENLINGLESDASHLVDGREGRKAVEIILAIYQSSREGRPVELPL from the coding sequence ATGAAAACTTACGGATTTGGTATTATTGGGTGCGGAATGATTTCCGATTTCCACTCCGCCGCAATTTCTGAATTAGAACACGGGCAATTGGTCGCAGTCAGTTCACGGAACGCTGAAAACGCCAAACGACTTACCGATCGATACGACGTTGATAGCTACACCGATTATTCAGAGATGCTCAAACGAGACGACTTAGATATCGTCTGCGTCTGTACGCCAAGCGGTGCGCATTTAGAACCTGCTGTTGCCGCCGCAGAAGCCGGTAAACATGTCATCGTCGAAAAACCGTTGGAAATCACCTTACAACGATGCGATCAGATTATTGAAGCGTGCGATGCAGCAGATGTTCGACTCTGTGCTATCTTCAATTCACGTTTCACTGAAAGCACGCAACTCGTTAAGTCCACAATTGAGAGTGGTCGGTTCGGCAAGTTGACCTTAGGCGATGCCTACATCAAATGGTACCGCTCCCAAGAGTATTACGACAGTGGCGGCTGGCGCGGCACGTGGGACCTTGACGGCGGTGGTGCGCTCATGAACCAGTCTATCCACGCTATTGATCTACTCCAGTATTTTATGGGTCCCGTCAAAACCGTTCAAGCGTTCACCGATACGTTGGCGCATGAACGGATAGAGGTTGAAGATGCCGCGGTCGCCGCGCTCCGGTTTGAAAACGGTGCACTCGGTGTCATTGAAGGCACGACTGCTGCTTACCCCGGCATGCTTAAGAAAACTGAAATCTCTGGTACACACGGGACCGTCGTTTTAGCCGAAGAGGACATCGTTACATGGGAATTCGACCCGGAGCTTCCTGAAGATGCGGAAATCCGAGAGAAATTCGCCCAAAAGACAGATACCGGCGGCGGTGCGTCTGACCCGCGTGCGATTAATCATGCGAATCATCGGCGACAGATGGAAAACCTGATTAATGGACTTGAAAGTGATGCCTCACATCTCGTTGATGGACGTGAGGGACGCAAAGCCGTTGAGATTATCCTTGCTATTTATCAATCCAGCCGTGAGGGACGTCCTGTTGAATTACCGTTGTAG